A genomic stretch from Flavobacterium sp. KS-LB2 includes:
- a CDS encoding Fic family protein, whose amino-acid sequence MKTLLKNARELKGLKTREVAQLLGIDQALISKFESGTRKPTRDQIIKLASLLEIDLETIMVAWLKEKIIYEIGQDEFALKALLVAEQEIRYHSKPSKKKLSSTLQKILDEIDLLKIKLDEFRQFDSYRIAQALELEYTFESNRIEGNTMTLRETDLVINEGLTISGKSMREHLEVINHQEAIAYIKDLMQRNSAINEREVLSIHNLILRGIQPEDAGRYRKVQVMIQGSSHMPPQPFLVAKEMEDFFIWYETNKSILHPIILAAEMHERLVTIHPFIDGNGRTSRLVMNLVLLQHGYIIANIKGDYDNRMRYYQSLETAQTKNNKEDFLLFIAQIEKESLERYLTIIGQ is encoded by the coding sequence ATGAAAACGCTACTCAAAAATGCAAGAGAACTAAAGGGACTCAAAACTAGAGAAGTGGCACAACTTTTAGGAATTGATCAAGCCTTAATCAGTAAGTTTGAAAGTGGAACAAGAAAACCCACCAGAGACCAAATTATAAAATTAGCCTCTCTACTAGAAATAGATTTAGAAACTATCATGGTAGCCTGGCTTAAAGAAAAAATTATTTATGAAATTGGTCAAGATGAGTTTGCTTTAAAAGCATTATTGGTTGCGGAGCAAGAAATTAGATATCACAGTAAACCTTCTAAGAAAAAACTATCTAGTACGCTTCAAAAAATTTTAGATGAAATAGACCTTCTCAAGATAAAACTAGATGAATTTCGGCAGTTTGACAGCTATCGCATTGCACAAGCTTTAGAACTAGAATATACTTTTGAAAGTAACCGTATCGAAGGCAATACAATGACTTTACGTGAAACTGATTTGGTAATTAATGAAGGTTTAACGATTTCCGGAAAAAGCATGCGGGAACATCTTGAAGTGATTAATCATCAAGAAGCGATTGCCTACATTAAAGATTTAATGCAACGAAATAGTGCCATAAATGAACGCGAAGTATTATCTATACACAATCTTATTTTGAGAGGAATTCAACCCGAAGATGCCGGACGCTATAGAAAAGTTCAAGTGATGATTCAAGGAAGCAGTCACATGCCTCCACAACCTTTTTTAGTGGCTAAGGAAATGGAAGATTTTTTTATTTGGTACGAAACCAACAAATCAATCCTTCATCCAATAATTTTAGCTGCAGAAATGCACGAACGTTTAGTAACAATTCATCCATTTATAGATGGTAACGGCAGAACTTCTCGTTTGGTAATGAATCTAGTTTTGTTACAGCATGGATACATTATTGCGAATATCAAAGGAGATTATGACAATAGAATGCGCTATTATCAATCGCTGGAAACAGCACAAACTAAAAACAATAAAGAAGATTTTTTATTATTCATTGCGCAAATAGAAAAAGAAAGCTTAGAGCGATATTTAACTATTATTGGTCAATAA
- a CDS encoding Gfo/Idh/MocA family protein: MLKIGVLGAGHLGKIHLRLLQQSDKYELVGFYDPNQENAEKVSKEFGYKHFSTIATLIHAVDVIDIVTPTLSHYKCAKVAIKSGKHVFIEKPISNTVEEAEEIIALAKEYNVKGQVGHVERFNPAFIATKNMIENPMFIEAHRLAEFNPRGTDVPVVLDLMIHDIDAILSVVKSKVKNISASGVSVISDTPDIANARIEFENGCVANLTASRISMKNMRKSRFFQKDAYISVDFLEKKCEVVKMKDAPEVPGDFDMILQNAEGVKKQIYFSNPDVEQNNAILDELESFAVAINTDSTPVVTLEQATEALRVAYQIIDCFKK, translated from the coding sequence ATGCTGAAAATTGGAGTATTAGGTGCTGGTCATCTAGGAAAAATACATTTGCGTTTATTACAACAATCTGATAAATATGAATTAGTTGGTTTTTATGACCCAAATCAAGAGAATGCCGAAAAGGTTTCTAAAGAATTTGGTTATAAACATTTTAGCACAATTGCAACTCTTATTCATGCAGTTGATGTAATTGATATTGTTACGCCAACACTTTCCCATTACAAATGTGCCAAAGTAGCCATAAAATCGGGAAAACATGTTTTTATTGAAAAACCCATTTCAAACACGGTTGAAGAAGCCGAAGAAATTATCGCTTTGGCTAAAGAATATAATGTAAAAGGGCAAGTTGGTCATGTAGAGCGTTTTAACCCAGCATTTATCGCTACTAAAAACATGATTGAGAATCCGATGTTTATTGAAGCACATCGCTTGGCTGAATTTAATCCTCGTGGAACCGATGTGCCTGTAGTCTTGGATTTGATGATTCATGATATTGACGCCATTTTAAGCGTAGTAAAATCTAAAGTAAAAAATATTAGCGCAAGCGGCGTTTCGGTAATAAGTGACACACCAGATATTGCCAATGCGAGAATAGAATTCGAAAATGGTTGTGTTGCCAATTTAACGGCAAGCCGAATTTCGATGAAAAACATGCGTAAATCTCGTTTTTTCCAAAAAGACGCTTACATCTCAGTAGATTTCTTAGAAAAGAAATGTGAAGTGGTAAAAATGAAAGATGCTCCAGAAGTTCCCGGCGACTTTGATATGATTTTACAAAATGCTGAAGGTGTAAAAAAACAAATCTATTTCTCAAACCCAGATGTAGAACAAAATAACGCAATCCTTGATGAATTAGAATCATTTGCAGTTGCAATAAATACTGATTCAACTCCAGTTGTGACATTGGAACAAGCAACTGAAGCACTTCGTGTAGCTTATCAAATAATTGATTGTTTTAAGAAATAA
- a CDS encoding 3-hydroxyacyl-CoA dehydrogenase family protein, with protein sequence MKTIAVIGAGTMGNGIAHTFAQSGFTVKLIDVSEKSLDKGMATIAANLDRMITKGSITQEDKVKTITNIITYTDIKDGVVGVDLVVEAATENVELKLNIFKQLNEACSHNTILATNTSSISITQIGAVVAHPERVIGMHFMNPVPIMKLVEIIRGYNTSDEVTKIIMNLSEKLGKTPVEVNDYPGFVANRILMPMINEAIETLYNKVAGVYEIDTVMKLGMGHPMGPLQLADFIGLDVCLAILNVMYDGFKNPKYAPCPLLVNMVRAGKMGVKSGEGFYDYSESKKAEKISKQFI encoded by the coding sequence ATGAAAACAATAGCCGTAATCGGAGCAGGAACAATGGGGAACGGAATCGCTCATACCTTTGCACAAAGTGGTTTTACCGTAAAATTAATAGATGTTTCAGAGAAATCTTTAGATAAAGGAATGGCAACAATAGCCGCTAATTTAGACCGAATGATTACAAAAGGGAGCATCACACAAGAAGACAAAGTTAAAACGATTACCAATATTATCACTTATACAGATATTAAAGATGGTGTTGTAGGAGTTGATTTAGTAGTTGAAGCCGCAACTGAAAATGTTGAATTAAAACTGAATATCTTCAAGCAATTAAACGAAGCTTGTTCTCACAATACAATTTTGGCAACTAATACTTCTTCGATTTCAATTACTCAAATTGGAGCTGTTGTGGCGCATCCAGAGCGTGTTATCGGAATGCACTTTATGAATCCGGTGCCAATTATGAAATTGGTAGAAATCATTCGTGGATACAACACTAGCGATGAAGTGACGAAAATTATCATGAATCTTTCTGAAAAATTAGGAAAAACACCAGTTGAAGTAAACGATTATCCTGGTTTTGTTGCCAATAGAATTTTGATGCCAATGATCAATGAAGCTATCGAAACTTTATACAACAAAGTAGCTGGTGTTTATGAAATTGACACTGTTATGAAACTTGGAATGGGACACCCAATGGGACCTTTACAATTAGCTGATTTTATTGGTCTTGACGTATGTTTAGCTATTTTAAATGTAATGTACGACGGTTTCAAAAATCCAAAATATGCACCTTGTCCTTTATTAGTAAATATGGTTCGTGCCGGAAAAATGGGTGTGAAATCAGGTGAAGGTTTCTACGATTATTCAGAAAGCAAAAAAGCAGAGAAAATTTCTAAACAATTTATATAG
- a CDS encoding protein-L-isoaspartate(D-aspartate) O-methyltransferase yields MKDTAKHQGLRNQLVSVLEQKGITDKSVLEAIKKIPRHLFLNSSFEDYAYQDKAFPIGAGQTISQPYTVAFQSQLLEVKKEHKILEIGTGSGYQTAVLCLLGAKVFSVERQKELFKQTSILFPKLNIRPKHLSFGDGYKGLPGYAPFDSIIVTAGAPFIPQPLMAQLKIGGRLVIPLGEEVQIMTLLIRKNETQFEKHEFGEFRFVPLLEDKN; encoded by the coding sequence TTGAAAGACACAGCCAAGCATCAAGGACTTCGGAATCAATTAGTAAGCGTTTTAGAACAAAAAGGAATTACTGATAAAAGTGTTTTGGAGGCGATAAAAAAGATTCCAAGACATTTATTTTTGAATTCCAGTTTTGAAGATTATGCCTATCAAGATAAAGCATTTCCCATTGGTGCAGGTCAAACGATATCACAACCATACACTGTAGCTTTTCAATCTCAATTATTAGAAGTAAAAAAAGAGCATAAAATTTTAGAAATAGGAACAGGTTCTGGATATCAAACAGCTGTTTTATGTTTGTTAGGAGCCAAAGTATTTAGCGTTGAAAGACAAAAAGAATTGTTTAAGCAAACTTCTATTTTATTTCCAAAACTGAATATTCGTCCCAAACATCTTTCTTTTGGAGATGGATATAAAGGATTGCCAGGTTATGCTCCTTTTGACAGTATTATTGTGACTGCAGGTGCTCCATTTATCCCACAGCCTTTGATGGCACAACTTAAAATAGGAGGAAGGCTAGTTATTCCTTTAGGCGAAGAGGTTCAAATAATGACTTTACTAATTCGAAAAAACGAAACACAATTTGAAAAACATGAGTTTGGAGAATTTAGATTCGTCCCTTTATTAGAAGATAAAAATTAA